From the genome of Streptomyces xanthophaeus:
CCGGCCATCTGGACGTGCCGATGCGGGAGCGCAACTCCCTCCTGCTGGCGGCGGGTTACGCCCCGCGCTACGCGCACACCGCGCTGGACGACCCGGCGATGGAGACGCTGCGGGAGGGCATCGCCCGCCTGCTGACGGGGTACGAGCCCTATCCCGCCCTGGTCGTGGACGCCGTGTACAACGTCGTCGCCGCCAACCAGGGCATCGCGATGCTGCTGGACGGCCTGCCGGAGCACCTGCTGACCCCGCCGCTGAACGCCATGCGGATCACCCTGCACCCCGAGGGCCTGGCCCCGCGGATCCACAACCTCAAGGAGTGGCGCGGGCACCTGCTGGCCCAGATGGAGCGGCAGATCGCGCTGGCCCGCTCCGAGCCGCTGCGCGCCCTCTACGAGGAGGTGTCGGCCTATCCGGTCGCCGAGCGCCCGGGCGACAGCGCCCCGCAGGAGCCCACCGCGTACATCGCGCTGCCGCTGGTCATCGAGCACGACGGGCACCTGCTGTCCTTCGTGTCGTCCATCGCGACCTTCAACACTCCGATGGACGTGACCGTCGCCGAGCTGGCCATCGAGACGATGCTCCCGGCCGACCCGGCGACGGTGAAGTACCTGCGCTCACTGGGCGGCTGAACCCGAGCGCAGGGCGAGCTGCTGGAGCACGGCGAAGCCGGCCACGGTGAGGGCCTGCACCGGGATCCACAGCAGCCCGGCGGTGGTGGGCTCGAACCAGAGCGCCAGGGAGGCGAGACTCAGGGCGGCCCAGGCGTAGTTCGTCTCGATGACGAGCTTCACGGGAAGGACGGGCGGCTGCCGCCGCGAGCCGAGCCATCCGACGGCGGCCCCGTACGCGACGAGGAGGATCCCGAGTTCGAGCAGCAGCGGCTGCCCGACCCCGAGCAGCCGGCCGAGCGGGGCGGAGAAGGCGACGTACGCGAGCCCGTTGGCGGTGGTGACGACGGAGTCGAGGGCGAGGAAGCGGCGCAGCGCGGTCTGCGGGTCGCGGGTGCGGGCGAAGCCGGCGAGCGGGGTCGCGGACATGGGAATCAGCCTCCATCGAGGTCGAACGGCCAGGTGGGACACGGGTTCCGGGACCGAGTGCGCGGCCCCGGAACCCGA
Proteins encoded in this window:
- a CDS encoding helix-turn-helix domain-containing protein, encoding MTTTSVGTLLRAWRERRGISQLELAGRADSSSRHISFIETGRSRPSEEMVLRLAGHLDVPMRERNSLLLAAGYAPRYAHTALDDPAMETLREGIARLLTGYEPYPALVVDAVYNVVAANQGIAMLLDGLPEHLLTPPLNAMRITLHPEGLAPRIHNLKEWRGHLLAQMERQIALARSEPLRALYEEVSAYPVAERPGDSAPQEPTAYIALPLVIEHDGHLLSFVSSIATFNTPMDVTVAELAIETMLPADPATVKYLRSLGG